In the genome of Xiphias gladius isolate SHS-SW01 ecotype Sanya breed wild chromosome 18, ASM1685928v1, whole genome shotgun sequence, the window ataacattttctttttttcttcactatCAGAAACAATGAGCTGCAGCAGATGTGTTAGtggtaaataaattaaatgctttatttatgGGTTTTTAATACCCTATATTAATATAGagaatacattttcaaataattaatcaatacgagtgaatatttatttggatttaaatgaagaaaattcaTCTGTAATTCAACATCTGCTGATAAACTGAGCACAactaaacactaaaaacaataataacaaagttgtctttattttaattgtgaCTCAAACCAAGCACTTcttataaatgattaaaaaatgaattgtcaGCAAAATTGAGTCCCACCATAACAGCAGAGGAGAACAataactgctttttttcccctccaggCTTTTCCTTCACGTCtagaaattttgttttgaatgtataACCGGAAGTTGTAAATCATCTGATTTTCGTCGTGGCGCTCTGTTTCGTCATTTAAACGCGACAGAGCTGTTGCACGTGAGCTCGAGCAGACGCTGTTTAACGTTTGAAGTTGATGAAGGtgagactttttttcttcaattattttaaacagGAACGCGGAGGAAtagtgttttaatgtgaaagaggGAAATCAGGAAGTGATCTTTTATCTTCAgttattgattaaatattgattaaaacCTTCTGCAGGTTAAGGTATTGATCTATGTGCAGAGGAAGCCTCGTTCACCTTTTGCAGttgctatatattttttattaacaagCGCTTTGTGGAATTGTGTTtagagactgagactgagacgGAGATTGCGAGCAGCTGTGTCACTCCACAAACCAGCTAATTTCCATAGTATGAGTTCAGTCTGTTCATGAATTATTGGATTAACACACAACAActtttcccttcacttttcTTTAGTTTATGACATTGGACATTTGACCTGATTGTTCACACTGACATGTTCGATTTGTACTGTGGTCTGCAGAATAAACTGATCTGAAGTCTGTTTAAGTGAGCTGATGTAAACAGCCGCACAGACACGTGTTAACTAAGGTCAGACtgttgagtcagtgtgtgtcagttaatgaagatttaattcaattttttattctttgtttctCAGACAGCACTGTCGTCCACATACATTTGTCAGTCTGTCATCAGTTTGCTTTTGACTTTCTACTGTTACTGTTGCTTCTGTTCATAGTGATCAGAgtgcagagatggagagaaaagaaggagacgaggagaggaaCACTACAGctaggagagaagaggaggagaagggagcaGATGCAGAcatggatgatgatgatgatgatgaaaaagatgATGGAGATGCTGCTGGGATGAAGAAGACCCAACAAAAAGATGTTGGAGTGACTTCCTGTTCAAACCGGAAGTGTGTTCCAGGTATTATCTACCTGGGTCACATTCCTCCGAGGCTCCGTCCCAAGCACCTGAGGAACCTGCTGTCAGTTTTTGGAGAGATCGGACGAATATTCCTGCAACCCGAAGGTGAAATATGACCAATGCATGCACATATCTTCATACATGCAGTATACAGCTGTCTGCTAAGGTTTGGGCACATTCCATGTGTAGTTTGTGtttgaaggttaaaaaaaaaaaaagtgaatccAACTCCCGCAGCAAACACGtgaaaatgagcctttcttcaaatgttaatgctttGTTGCTTTTAATTTCTGCAActtaaaacatagaaaaaaataaacagtaattatGGTAAttgcaaaagtttgggccccCATACTAAGTCAATACTtagtcgccccccccccccccctacagCTTTCAAACACTTTCTGTAGCAGCTCAGGTTCATTCTGATCCCAACTGATGAATTTTCAGCCTCTTCTGGCAGATGACCTCAGgttctgagatatttcaatctgtcCTGCACACAAGTAGGTTTAACATCTACCCAAAGATTGTCAATGATGTTCAAGTCAGGGGGCTGTGGGGGCCGTTCCGAAAgtttcagcttgtgtttcttgaagtgtTTCATGGTGAATCCTGAGGTCTGTTTTGGATCATGGTCCTGTTGTAAAAGTCAGActcttttcagtttcttgactgactgcaggacatctgcctccagaatttgctgatatttaatggaatccattcttccctcagTCTGTGGGGTGTTTCCtttgccactggctgccacacaccCCCTAAGAAGAATATTTCAACTCCCATGTTTAACTggtggagaggtgttcttttcatgcaATTCTGCAGCCTTTTTGGTCCAAACATACCAAAATgttctattttaatttcatcGGTCCACagaacttgtttccaaaatgcatcaggcttgtttggATGTTCCTTTTCAAACTcctgatgctgaattttgtgatgaggatgcaggaaaagttttcttctggtgactcttccatgaaggccatatttgtgcaggtgttgctgcacagtagaacagtgcaccaccgcTCAAGAGTCTgttaaatcttcctgaaggtcttttgcagtcaaacgggggatttgatttgtctttctagtaatcctacaagcagttctctctgaaagttttctcagtcttccagacctcaacctgacctccaccgttcctgccatttcttaattacattgcAAACGGAGGAAACGGCTACctaaaaacactttgctatcttcttatggCCTTCTCCTGCATTGTgggcatctttttttttaattttcagagtgctagtCAGCTGCTaagaggagcccatggctgctgattgttgggacaaggtttgaggtgTCAGAGTATTTGCAAATCTTTGAAATTTGCATTACTTAGCATTTGCTAATGATGACTGTTAACGAGCcgtagccctaacaagctaattaattCAATTCGATTTTCAATTCAAGTCAATTTTTTTATACAGCACCAAATcgtaacagaggttatctcagggcacatttcatatagagcaggtctactACACTACagtctttatagttatatttacagagacccaatattcccccatgagcaagcgctTGGTGACAGTGACAAGGAAAACctccttttaacaggtagaaaccttgaacagaacccagctaATGGTGGGCGGACATCTGCCTCTACCcgctggggagagagagggagagagagagggagggagagaggaaggggggggtaGCACAGCACAGTACAGATATAACGTAAAGATGTATTCCAGTAAtgagattaataataaaatgaataattataataatacagtaaataataatacttataaaactaaatttaataatagtaatgataatcataataattgaagcaatgggtgttgagcaggatcatgggtcAGTAGGTGGTttagtcacagatccagactttgcagctccagaggcagaaatacctgcagaaagcgacaggacgAGAGacgagagagatgagaaagcacaaaactacaggagagagaagaagccaagttagttACGAGCAgtgatgccatatgaatgcgcacagatgagaggaggaggaggaggaggaggaggagagaggagctcggtgcatcatgggaagtcccccggcagtcgAGGgctatagcagcataaccagggggtggttcaagacaagcctgagccagcccataactgtaagctttatcaaaaggaaggttttaagcctattGTGGAGAggatatatagatagatatacaaacacacaaaaaatacacaactgaataaaatagatacctttttaaaaaggcagacCTAATCTCACTTAGAGGCAGACATGATTTAAAACTTTCTGACTAttgtaaacagaaaacaggacGTTTAACTACTGTATgacatcttgatggttttgtCATATCAACTGTAAGATTTATGGTGTCTGCTTGCATCTTGAGTAATTCATTAACTATaagtaaattattttgtgtACCAAACACTATTGGTTGAAACTTTGCCATGCAATTAAATCTGCTTAATCTTGAACATAACATCACTCAGTCTGACCACATTCACTCATAGTATTTGCATTATCAGCACATGGCCAATCATATTAATGCTTAAATAGCATTTAGCTTGTTTACATCTGGTTCAGGTTTCTTTTACATCGGTTGGTTTATGCCTGCTGTggttctctgctgctgaagtcTGTCCAATTCAAGATGTTCAGAGAtgctcctctgacctctctcagtAACATTTTCCCTCTCTGGATGTTTGTCTAACCATTAGGGTTAGAGGTTTTTCTGTTACCTGTAGGGGTGAAAATCAGGAGTTCAGGAGGAGTTTGTCAGATACTATAGATAAAATCTTTCCACAGTCAGTCACTTAGATCAAATTTCTCCATCATTTTGATGTTTGGTCTCAACAACAACTGAGCAAGGTGTTAAAGACTTTATGCTCATAgttgctgccacatgattggctgactAGATCTTTGCATTAACAAACAGGTGTGCAGGTGTACCTGATAAATTGGCCATTGAGTGTATGACCCAGTACGTCAAATCAATAAAATAGGATGTTCTCTCCAGTCTGTTATAGATCCTGTATGTAATACAGTGATGTCTTTATCTTTCAGATGGTCAGGTGAGGAGGACaaacctgtttattttctgatcactgttttctctctcctctcctcctttcttctccttgtctcctctgaGCTCATCAgggttttctctgttttattatctGATCACTGATGTATTGATCTCTCAGATGGtcaggtgaggaggagaaagaggaagtcTGGTTTGAGGAGGTGTGATTTTACTGAAGGATGGGTGGAGTTCAGAGATAAACGAGTGGCAAAGAGAGTGGCAGCGTCTCTCCACAACACACCAATGGGAACCAGGAAACGCCAACGCTTCTCCTCCGACCTCTGGTGCATCAAGGTACAG includes:
- the abt1 gene encoding activator of basal transcription 1 — protein: MERKEGDEERNTTARREEEEKGADADMDDDDDDEKDDGDAAGMKKTQQKDVGVTSCSNRKCVPGIIYLGHIPPRLRPKHLRNLLSVFGEIGRIFLQPEDGQVRRRKRKSGLRRCDFTEGWVEFRDKRVAKRVAASLHNTPMGTRKRQRFSSDLWCIKYLHRFQWTHLSERLAYEQTVLQQRLRTEVSQAKRETNFYLNNVEKSAHLDNLRRKRQRDGQQVDEKMWDFTQRQTEEEIQMKKKKKKDSITEKHQDKARLIQQKSQSNVSLLTRIFNSNQTD